A stretch of Carnobacterium iners DNA encodes these proteins:
- a CDS encoding YbbR-like domain-containing protein, translating to MEKLYNSPWFIRLTAFAFAILLFTYVNYENNSKVLTTNPLNGVSTSSSKIIANLPIVVDIDQEKYFVSGFPETASIEISGPTNIVSQTTASKAFDITAQNLDDLGVGTHRINLVAEGLSSDLNYTITPAEITIEIREKRVETFEIEVIFDESKLATGYLAEKPSLDYDTVEVSGAASTIEKINSVQTVVPLSENTNTNVKKTVSVNALDANGNQLDVVINPKEVTVSIEVNLNSKLLPIKLIKTGTPEIDYEYELGIEDEKNTSISVTGTPESLGNLSSFPLEIDVTGLTETATKEVSLPLAKGLSSIEPKKINVRITVKKKEKQQPSEADSTESSKESSMDSGNTESTSSSTIDSSTSENEAVKESNSTSGGKLDSSR from the coding sequence ATGGAAAAACTTTATAATTCTCCTTGGTTCATCAGGTTGACTGCCTTTGCTTTTGCAATTTTATTGTTTACCTATGTAAATTATGAAAACAATAGCAAGGTGCTAACAACAAATCCACTAAATGGTGTTAGCACATCGTCAAGCAAAATCATTGCCAATTTACCCATTGTAGTTGATATTGATCAAGAAAAATATTTTGTTTCAGGTTTTCCAGAAACCGCTTCAATTGAAATTTCAGGTCCGACAAATATTGTCTCTCAAACGACAGCAAGCAAAGCATTTGATATTACTGCTCAAAATCTAGACGATTTGGGTGTTGGAACACACAGGATTAATTTAGTAGCAGAGGGGTTATCCTCCGACTTGAACTATACGATTACTCCAGCAGAGATTACGATTGAAATTAGGGAGAAGCGAGTAGAAACATTTGAAATTGAAGTTATTTTTGATGAAAGTAAACTGGCAACAGGTTATCTAGCAGAAAAGCCCTCTTTAGATTATGATACAGTCGAAGTTTCAGGTGCAGCATCTACAATTGAAAAAATAAATTCCGTACAGACTGTTGTTCCGTTATCTGAAAATACAAATACAAATGTCAAAAAAACGGTATCCGTTAATGCTCTTGATGCAAATGGGAATCAATTAGATGTCGTTATTAATCCAAAAGAAGTGACTGTTAGTATAGAAGTAAATCTCAATAGTAAGCTATTACCAATAAAGTTAATCAAAACAGGAACGCCAGAAATAGACTATGAGTATGAGTTAGGAATTGAAGATGAGAAAAACACATCAATTTCAGTAACTGGAACGCCAGAATCGTTAGGTAATCTCAGTAGCTTTCCACTTGAGATAGATGTTACAGGACTTACCGAGACAGCTACTAAAGAAGTTAGTTTGCCTTTAGCAAAGGGATTATCTAGTATTGAACCGAAAAAAATAAATGTTAGGATTACGGTGAAAAAAAAGGAGAAGCAACAACCTAGTGAAGCAGACTCAACTGAATCATCTAAAGAATCCAGCATGGATAGTGGGAATACAGAATCAACGAGTAGTTCAACCATAGACTCTTCTACTAGTGAAAATGAAGCTGTAAAAGAAAGCAACTCGACTTCTGGAGGAAAACTAGACTCAAGTAGGTAA
- the cdaA gene encoding diadenylate cyclase CdaA has protein sequence MSMDWSQLFTWRTFINAVDILVVTFFIYELIKTLKGTKAVQSLKGIAVIMLIKIGSFFLQLQTVEWIVDLVIQWSVLAVIIIFQPELRRGLEHLGRGTFFKNTKRKINPAKKMIQQLDQAVQYMAKRRIGALISIQMETELDEYIATGIPLDADISGELLINIFIPNTPLHDGAVMIKDYKIAAAAGYLPLSESSLIPKELGTRHRAAIGLSEVTDAITIIVSEETGDVSISHRGDLLRELSKEDFIKFLNKELILPEEEVKKNPFQEFVDNFKKGV, from the coding sequence ATGTCCATGGATTGGTCACAATTATTTACATGGCGAACATTTATTAATGCAGTTGATATTTTAGTAGTGACCTTTTTTATTTACGAGTTAATTAAAACGCTAAAAGGTACAAAAGCGGTACAATCATTAAAAGGAATTGCCGTTATTATGTTAATCAAAATTGGAAGTTTTTTCTTACAATTACAAACAGTCGAGTGGATTGTTGATTTAGTTATCCAATGGAGTGTACTAGCTGTTATTATTATTTTTCAGCCTGAATTACGAAGAGGATTGGAACATCTTGGGCGTGGGACGTTTTTTAAGAACACAAAAAGAAAAATCAATCCAGCTAAGAAAATGATTCAACAATTAGATCAAGCTGTTCAATATATGGCTAAAAGAAGAATTGGCGCATTAATTTCAATTCAAATGGAAACAGAATTAGATGAATATATTGCGACAGGGATACCATTGGATGCAGATATTTCAGGCGAGTTATTGATTAACATCTTTATTCCTAATACTCCTTTGCATGATGGCGCAGTGATGATAAAAGATTATAAAATAGCAGCGGCAGCAGGGTATTTGCCGTTATCTGAGAGCTCATTAATCCCTAAAGAATTAGGTACTAGACATCGCGCAGCTATTGGTTTAAGTGAAGTTACTGATGCGATTACTATCATTGTTTCTGAGGAAACCGGAGATGTTAGTATTTCTCATCGAGGAGACTTGTTAAGAGAGTTATCTAAGGAAGACTTCATTAAATTTTTAAATAAAGAATTGATTCTTCCAGAAGAAGAAGTCAAAAAAAATCCATTCCAAGAGTTTGTTGATAACTTTAAGAAAGGAGTGTAA
- a CDS encoding formate/nitrite transporter family protein, translating to MKKLEVEEFETSSLMGTLRASILKKENLFDKSKSRYFMRSMLACLFLTIGTAAAVYLGEAVNAIVPGGGKIAYALMFTWSLVMIVYLNSELGTSNMMYMTTAVHRKILPLKKAATILFACIFFNLVGGILASWLISHTGAFLHVTQDSFLVTTIASKLQKGPSQVFFEGIFANLIVNIAVFTTINMKEDTARILAIVFIIFIFAFLGFEHVIANFSSFSLAFFTTGGHVPGMTVIAVLNNLLFATLGNFVGGGLLLGLNYSWLNNGQSKYSD from the coding sequence ATGAAAAAATTGGAAGTTGAAGAATTTGAAACAAGTTCATTAATGGGAACTTTACGGGCAAGTATCCTCAAAAAGGAAAACTTATTCGATAAAAGTAAATCACGTTATTTTATGCGATCAATGCTTGCCTGTTTGTTTCTGACAATTGGAACGGCAGCAGCTGTTTACTTAGGAGAAGCTGTGAATGCAATTGTTCCAGGTGGTGGGAAAATAGCTTACGCGTTAATGTTTACTTGGTCGTTGGTGATGATTGTTTATCTAAATTCTGAATTAGGAACCTCTAACATGATGTACATGACTACTGCAGTTCACCGCAAGATACTGCCGCTAAAAAAAGCCGCAACGATTTTATTTGCCTGTATTTTCTTTAATTTGGTTGGTGGAATACTAGCAAGTTGGTTAATTTCACATACAGGCGCTTTTTTGCACGTCACACAAGATAGTTTTCTAGTAACAACTATTGCAAGTAAGTTACAAAAAGGTCCTTCTCAAGTATTCTTTGAGGGAATCTTTGCTAATCTTATTGTTAATATAGCAGTCTTTACCACGATAAACATGAAAGAAGATACAGCTAGAATATTAGCTATTGTTTTTATTATTTTTATATTTGCATTTCTAGGATTTGAACACGTGATAGCAAACTTTTCTTCTTTCTCATTAGCCTTCTTTACTACTGGTGGACATGTACCAGGAATGACAGTTATAGCCGTTCTTAACAATCTTTTGTTTGCAACATTAGGTAACTTTGTAGGTGGTGGTTTATTATTAGGGCTAAATTATTCTTGGCTGAATAATGGACAATCAAAATACTCTGATTAA
- a CDS encoding YfcC family protein has product MENNKKVKKKFSMPSSFTVLFLIIVFIAVLTWIIPAGAYDVDDAGNILSGTYQTVDSQPQGIWDVFISPIKGMLGTDTTPGAIEISLFILVLGGFLGVVTKTGALDAGIASIVKAYKGKEKKIIPILMLLFAIGGSTYGMAEETIAFYPLIIPVMIGVGFDTMVAVAIVLVGSQVGVLASTVNPFATGVASQALSISPGDGIIWRLIFFVVMYVVATFYVYRYAMSVEKDPSASLVADQREENMAFFKISEDQEAMNKRQRNVMILFALAFLIMIVSLVPWTSLGDSLGQNWTFFESLNSFLLGIPFIGTLLGERMIPLGDWYFQEITMLFFLMAVLIGVFYRMPEGDIVESFIDGAKDLLSVALVVAIARGIQVVMDNGMITATILHWGEQGLSGLSPIIFTILTYIFYIPMSFLIPSTSGLAAATMGIMGPLGTFSDVPQHLVITAYQAASGFVNLITPTSGVVMGALAIARIDITVWWKFMFKLMAIIFVISCIILGIAAAVG; this is encoded by the coding sequence TTGGAAAACAACAAGAAAGTTAAAAAGAAATTTTCAATGCCATCATCATTTACCGTTTTATTTCTTATTATTGTCTTTATAGCCGTCTTAACTTGGATTATTCCTGCCGGAGCGTACGATGTGGATGACGCTGGTAATATTTTATCAGGAACCTATCAAACCGTTGATTCACAACCACAGGGAATTTGGGATGTTTTCATCTCTCCTATAAAAGGTATGTTGGGTACAGATACTACGCCTGGTGCTATTGAAATTTCCTTATTTATTTTAGTTCTAGGAGGATTTTTAGGTGTCGTCACAAAAACAGGTGCTCTTGATGCCGGAATTGCTTCTATTGTTAAAGCTTACAAAGGTAAAGAAAAAAAGATTATTCCTATCCTAATGCTTCTCTTCGCCATTGGTGGTTCTACTTACGGGATGGCTGAAGAAACGATAGCGTTTTATCCTTTGATTATCCCAGTCATGATTGGTGTTGGATTCGATACGATGGTTGCTGTTGCGATTGTTTTAGTTGGATCGCAAGTCGGTGTTCTTGCTTCAACAGTGAACCCTTTCGCTACCGGTGTTGCTTCTCAGGCTTTATCGATCAGTCCCGGTGATGGAATCATCTGGCGTTTAATTTTCTTCGTTGTCATGTATGTTGTTGCAACATTCTATGTTTACCGCTATGCTATGTCAGTTGAAAAAGATCCTAGTGCTTCTCTAGTTGCTGATCAAAGAGAAGAAAATATGGCTTTCTTTAAAATATCTGAAGATCAGGAAGCCATGAATAAACGTCAGCGTAATGTTATGATTTTATTTGCTCTTGCATTTCTTATTATGATTGTATCATTAGTTCCTTGGACTTCATTAGGTGATAGTTTGGGTCAAAATTGGACTTTCTTCGAGAGCCTTAACTCTTTCCTACTCGGTATACCATTTATTGGTACTTTACTCGGTGAAAGAATGATTCCTTTAGGCGATTGGTATTTCCAAGAGATTACCATGCTCTTCTTCTTGATGGCCGTTCTTATTGGAGTATTTTATAGAATGCCTGAAGGAGATATTGTTGAATCCTTTATAGATGGAGCAAAAGATTTACTAAGTGTTGCACTAGTTGTAGCCATCGCTCGTGGTATACAAGTAGTTATGGACAATGGTATGATCACTGCGACGATTCTACATTGGGGAGAACAAGGTCTAAGTGGTTTGTCTCCAATTATTTTTACTATCTTAACCTATATCTTCTATATTCCAATGTCCTTCCTGATCCCTTCTACTTCTGGATTAGCAGCTGCGACAATGGGTATCATGGGTCCACTAGGGACTTTCTCAGACGTACCTCAACATTTAGTCATCACTGCTTACCAAGCTGCTAGTGGCTTTGTTAACTTGATTACTCCTACTTCAGGGGTTGTTATGGGTGCTTTAGCAATTGCTCGAATTGATATTACTGTTTGGTGGAAATTTATGTTTAAACTAATGGCTATCATTTTCGTTATTTCTTGTATCATACTCGGGATAGCTGCTGCTGTTGGTTAA
- a CDS encoding M20 family metallopeptidase — MKAFIQEEHKTACVETIKTLISYPSYLREDHQGDTPFGDDIQAVLEKTLTICEDLGMKSYLDPEGYYGYADYGDGEESLAILCHLDVVPPGNLDSWESDPFTAIEKNEAIYGRGSQDDKGPAMAALYAFKAVVDSGVAFKKRVRFIFGTDEETLWRCLDRYNELEEPSTMGFAPDAEFPLTYAEKGLLQVKLHGPGDADLSMNCGKSLNVVPDEANYQGYLNEKLENELKSLGFDYQLSKEQIIVKGKAVHSKDAPDGINAITRLVTALSPHTKNETIAFIAEKLKNDPTGQTIFGEIKDDISGPLTVNLATIAINEKESTIGLDLRIPVTADKDAIVEQLTTSAAEYQLSYEEYDYLASLYVPKNSLLVTTLLDVYLDKTGDKSDALTSGGATFARTMKNCVAFGAVFPDSDVTFHMPNEKMTLRDIHNAMDIYAEAIYRLACE, encoded by the coding sequence ATGAAAGCATTTATTCAAGAGGAACATAAAACAGCGTGTGTTGAAACGATCAAAACATTAATCTCTTACCCTTCTTATTTAAGAGAAGACCATCAAGGAGATACACCTTTTGGTGATGATATCCAAGCTGTTTTAGAAAAAACACTTACGATTTGCGAAGATTTAGGAATGAAATCCTATCTAGATCCAGAAGGATATTATGGATATGCAGATTATGGCGATGGCGAGGAATCTCTGGCTATTCTATGTCACTTAGATGTCGTCCCTCCTGGTAATTTAGACTCATGGGAGAGCGATCCTTTTACAGCTATTGAAAAGAATGAGGCCATCTATGGAAGAGGGTCTCAAGATGATAAGGGACCTGCTATGGCCGCTCTCTACGCCTTTAAAGCAGTCGTTGATTCAGGTGTTGCCTTTAAAAAACGTGTTCGCTTCATTTTTGGTACCGATGAGGAAACATTGTGGAGATGCTTAGATCGATACAACGAATTAGAAGAGCCTTCAACAATGGGATTTGCGCCAGATGCTGAATTCCCATTAACTTATGCTGAAAAAGGATTATTACAAGTTAAGTTACATGGCCCTGGAGATGCAGACTTAAGTATGAATTGTGGTAAATCTTTAAACGTTGTTCCTGACGAAGCTAACTACCAAGGTTACCTAAATGAAAAATTAGAAAATGAGTTAAAATCACTAGGCTTTGATTACCAACTATCAAAGGAACAGATTATCGTTAAAGGAAAAGCTGTTCACTCTAAGGATGCACCAGATGGAATAAACGCTATTACTCGATTAGTAACCGCTCTTTCTCCGCATACAAAAAATGAGACTATTGCGTTTATTGCTGAAAAATTAAAAAATGATCCAACAGGGCAAACTATTTTTGGAGAAATAAAAGACGATATTTCCGGACCGCTTACTGTTAACTTAGCTACTATAGCTATTAACGAAAAAGAGTCTACAATTGGCTTAGATTTAAGAATTCCAGTAACGGCTGATAAAGATGCCATTGTTGAGCAATTAACAACTTCTGCAGCAGAATATCAACTTAGTTATGAAGAATATGACTATCTTGCTTCACTTTATGTTCCAAAAAATAGTTTACTTGTAACAACTTTATTAGATGTATACCTTGATAAAACAGGAGATAAGAGTGATGCATTAACTTCTGGAGGAGCTACTTTCGCAAGAACAATGAAAAACTGCGTAGCTTTTGGAGCTGTGTTCCCTGATTCTGATGTTACTTTCCATATGCCTAACGAAAAGATGACTTTACGTGATATTCATAATGCTATGGACATCTACGCAGAAGCAATTTATCGTTTAGCGTGTGAATAA
- a CDS encoding GNAT family N-acetyltransferase gives MNFEKTENRFYKNGDDGKMIAEVTYVPSGDDKVILDHTFVDPSLRGQGIAEELVNRVVEEMRKENKKIIPLCPYAKTLFERKSEIYSDIQV, from the coding sequence ATGAACTTTGAGAAAACTGAAAATCGATTTTATAAAAACGGTGATGACGGTAAAATGATTGCTGAAGTTACCTATGTTCCTTCAGGAGATGATAAGGTCATCTTAGATCATACTTTTGTTGATCCATCGTTAAGAGGACAGGGAATAGCCGAAGAATTAGTTAATCGTGTGGTTGAAGAAATGCGTAAAGAAAATAAAAAAATTATTCCTTTATGTCCATACGCAAAAACATTGTTTGAAAGAAAGTCTGAAATTTATTCAGATATACAAGTATAG
- a CDS encoding IS4 family transposase, producing MDKYKTNSAFNKWFSSIKLNLLPSPIQKKIVDFDKYHKKLSFFQALQLFLHGINDEKESLREMDAAFVSKELQKEMGMTSISYSQLSRTLSKIDSEILLAIFSQLVSQAKNKRPVTKRNSLYLIDSSTFSLNQNLYQWADFRKTKSGVKLHLKLCFMDNDHLYPDEFTLTNAVEHDTNQLEVLVNQPEATYVFDRGYLDFERLDTMHSQGYFFVTRIKKNTKVHVLEPLVASKSESVISDQMVALGAQNHLTSRFRLVTVQDKKGKTLQFITNRFDCSSTDIAEMYKARWQIELFFKHIKQHMTIKKFFSRSEKGVVNQLILAMIASLLTYLIKLKTKSNQSVFQIKRFFRYLLFQPAEEWFNLLIPT from the coding sequence ATGGATAAGTATAAAACAAATTCTGCTTTTAATAAATGGTTTTCTTCCATTAAGCTAAATCTTTTACCAAGCCCTATTCAAAAAAAGATTGTTGACTTTGATAAATACCATAAGAAACTTAGTTTCTTCCAAGCTCTTCAACTTTTTCTTCATGGAATCAATGACGAAAAAGAAAGTCTTAGAGAGATGGATGCGGCTTTTGTTTCGAAAGAACTTCAAAAAGAAATGGGTATGACTAGTATCAGTTATTCTCAGCTCTCTAGAACTCTCTCAAAAATAGATTCAGAGATTCTTTTAGCCATTTTTAGTCAGCTAGTTAGTCAGGCTAAAAATAAAAGGCCCGTAACGAAACGAAATAGTCTCTACCTAATTGATTCTTCGACGTTTTCACTTAACCAAAACCTTTATCAATGGGCTGATTTTCGTAAAACAAAATCAGGAGTTAAGCTTCACTTAAAACTCTGCTTTATGGATAATGACCATCTTTACCCAGATGAATTTACACTGACTAACGCCGTCGAGCACGATACAAATCAGTTAGAAGTATTGGTTAATCAACCTGAAGCGACTTATGTGTTTGATCGCGGTTACCTTGATTTTGAACGATTAGATACGATGCACTCGCAGGGCTACTTCTTTGTGACAAGAATCAAAAAGAATACAAAAGTTCATGTTTTAGAACCATTAGTAGCTTCCAAGAGTGAGTCCGTTATCAGCGACCAAATGGTCGCATTAGGTGCTCAGAACCATCTAACGTCCAGATTTCGTTTAGTAACCGTTCAAGACAAAAAGGGGAAAACTCTCCAGTTTATTACCAATCGTTTTGACTGCTCCTCTACTGACATTGCAGAAATGTACAAAGCACGTTGGCAAATAGAGCTGTTCTTCAAGCATATTAAACAACATATGACGATTAAAAAGTTTTTTTCGAGAAGTGAAAAAGGGGTTGTCAATCAGCTGATTTTAGCCATGATTGCCAGTTTATTAACCTATTTGATTAAGTTAAAAACAAAAAGTAACCAGTCTGTTTTCCAAATCAAACGATTTTTTCGTTATCTGTTATTTCAACCGGCAGAAGAATGGTTTAATCTTTTGATACCGACTTAG
- a CDS encoding O-methyltransferase — protein sequence MENAENKEVKVARNEMMDRPVVQKEIVEFLRKKQKPLPGKLGEIQREANERRVPIIPHETVVFLNLLLGQIKPERILEIGAAIGFSSSLMAQHVGDNGHVTTIDRFDVMIKKAKKNYEILELTDKITLLEGQAADILPTLTGKFDFIFMDSAKSKYRDFLPECIRLLKIGGMLVVDDVLQGGTILLPDEEIPKRTRVIHRKLNTFLETVMNHPLLESSIIPLGDGLLMIVKKEEIEPSSLSPL from the coding sequence ATGGAGAATGCAGAGAATAAAGAAGTTAAAGTAGCGAGAAATGAAATGATGGATCGACCAGTCGTTCAAAAAGAGATTGTAGAATTTTTAAGAAAAAAACAAAAGCCTTTACCGGGTAAATTAGGAGAAATTCAAAGGGAAGCCAACGAAAGACGAGTTCCCATTATTCCGCATGAAACAGTTGTCTTTTTGAATTTGCTTTTAGGACAAATTAAACCGGAGAGAATATTAGAGATTGGTGCAGCTATTGGCTTTTCTTCCAGTTTAATGGCGCAACATGTAGGTGATAATGGTCACGTGACAACAATAGATCGTTTTGATGTAATGATTAAAAAGGCTAAAAAAAATTACGAAATTTTAGAATTAACAGATAAAATCACTCTTTTAGAGGGGCAAGCTGCCGATATACTCCCTACTTTGACAGGAAAGTTTGACTTTATATTTATGGATAGTGCGAAGTCAAAATATCGTGATTTTTTACCTGAATGTATTCGCTTGTTAAAAATCGGTGGGATGCTAGTCGTAGATGATGTATTACAAGGTGGGACAATTTTATTGCCAGATGAAGAAATTCCAAAAAGAACAAGGGTCATCCATCGTAAGTTAAATACTTTTCTAGAAACAGTCATGAACCATCCTTTGTTAGAATCTAGTATTATTCCTTTGGGTGATGGTCTGTTGATGATCGTAAAAAAAGAAGAGATAGAACCGTCATCTTTGAGTCCGCTATAG
- the cbpA gene encoding cyclic di-AMP binding protein CbpA, giving the protein MLIKSLCIPKKSLTTVKESATLQEAIDILEKSGYRCIPILDESGKIFRGNIYKMHIYHHQANNGDMSLPVTTLLKNATKFISVDSSFFKVFFTIKELPYISVLDEENHFYGILTHSSLLNMLQQSWNINSGSYVLTIASSGQKGDLTNMTKIINRYCSISSCITLDAEREELVRRTMMTLESGITAETVKQISDHLEKRGFRVVEVEDLENN; this is encoded by the coding sequence ATGCTCATTAAATCACTCTGTATTCCTAAGAAAAGTTTAACCACAGTCAAAGAAAGCGCAACTCTTCAAGAAGCAATAGATATATTAGAGAAATCTGGTTATCGTTGTATTCCAATTTTAGATGAAAGCGGGAAAATCTTTAGAGGAAACATCTATAAAATGCATATTTACCATCATCAAGCAAACAACGGTGATATGAGCTTACCTGTTACAACTCTTTTGAAAAATGCAACGAAATTTATTTCCGTAGATTCTTCTTTTTTTAAAGTATTTTTTACGATTAAGGAACTCCCTTATATATCTGTTTTAGATGAAGAAAATCATTTTTATGGCATTTTAACTCATAGCTCTCTTTTAAATATGTTGCAACAATCATGGAATATTAACTCAGGTAGTTATGTTTTAACTATTGCATCTTCTGGTCAAAAAGGTGATTTAACAAATATGACTAAAATTATTAATCGTTATTGTTCCATTTCAAGTTGTATCACGCTAGATGCAGAACGTGAAGAACTTGTTCGTCGTACAATGATGACTCTTGAATCAGGTATAACTGCAGAAACCGTTAAACAAATCAGCGACCACTTAGAAAAAAGAGGATTTCGTGTAGTAGAAGTTGAAGATTTAGAAAATAATTAA
- a CDS encoding QueT transporter family protein, with product MKIKSLVTNAIVAALYVAVTAILAPISFGAIQFRVAEMFNHLIIFNRKYIFGIVSGVFISNLFFSTIVGYDLIFGVGHSLLSLLITSKLIKKVSNVWVKFFINTLIFTALSSLIALELYLAFSVPFWFGYLTVGIGELGIMAIGAPVMLYLDKKVHFNERIEG from the coding sequence TTGAAAATAAAAAGTCTTGTCACTAATGCTATTGTTGCAGCATTATACGTAGCGGTTACCGCAATTTTGGCGCCAATTTCTTTTGGAGCGATACAATTTAGAGTAGCTGAAATGTTTAACCATCTCATTATTTTCAACAGGAAATATATTTTTGGAATAGTGAGCGGTGTGTTTATTTCAAATCTCTTTTTTTCAACAATAGTAGGGTATGATTTGATATTTGGCGTAGGGCATTCCTTGTTGTCTCTACTCATTACCAGTAAGCTAATAAAAAAAGTTTCTAATGTCTGGGTAAAATTTTTTATTAACACACTAATTTTTACTGCTCTTTCTTCATTAATTGCTCTAGAGTTATATCTAGCTTTTTCTGTTCCTTTTTGGTTTGGTTATTTAACAGTTGGAATTGGAGAATTAGGTATTATGGCAATTGGTGCGCCGGTTATGCTTTATTTAGATAAAAAGGTTCATTTCAACGAGAGAATAGAAGGTTAA
- a CDS encoding type II toxin-antitoxin system PemK/MazF family toxin produces the protein MVRRGEIYYADLSPVVGSEQGGMRPVLIIQNNVGNHYSPTVIVAAITAKIQKAKMPTHVEISAEEFGLEKDSVVLLEQIRTIDKQRLKEKVTQLNQEIMEKINEALEISVGLYKSV, from the coding sequence ATGGTAAGACGGGGTGAGATTTATTATGCTGATTTATCACCTGTAGTAGGATCGGAACAAGGTGGTATGCGTCCAGTGCTAATTATACAAAATAATGTTGGAAATCATTATAGTCCAACGGTTATTGTAGCAGCGATAACGGCGAAAATACAAAAAGCTAAAATGCCTACCCATGTAGAGATCTCGGCAGAAGAATTTGGTCTAGAAAAAGACTCTGTAGTCTTATTAGAGCAAATCCGAACCATTGACAAACAACGGCTGAAAGAAAAAGTAACGCAGTTAAATCAAGAAATAATGGAAAAAATAAATGAAGCTTTAGAAATTAGTGTCGGTTTATATAAGTCGGTTTGA